One Carassius auratus strain Wakin chromosome 3, ASM336829v1, whole genome shotgun sequence genomic region harbors:
- the LOC113052651 gene encoding UNC93-like protein MFSD11, which produces MSPEGKTLLNIIVLGLGFMVMFTAFGTCGNIEQTVIKSFNSTEFHGSGYTSMAIIYAVFSASNLIAPSVIAVIGPQLSLFFSGLVYSGYIAVFIHPYTSSFYTLSVLLGIAAAVLWTAQGNLLTINSKDSTIGRNSGIFWALMQFSLFFGNLYIFVAWRGKSHITDKDRQTVFITLTVISLVGNFLFFLIQRPDPEPAPTDASESLLPADISDSSSVVLSQSLCSQAFEAFKRSIQLAVTKEMLLLSIPFAYSGLELTFYSGVYGTCLGAMTQFGHDAKGLIGLSGILIGVGEILGGGVFGILDKCNRFGRNPVVFLGLFTHIVAFYLIFLNIASDAPVAPEEGTQMQAFIQPSVTVALICSFLLGLGDSCFNTQLISIVGFLFRDDSASAFAVFKFVQSITAAVAFFYSNYLLLHWQLLIMVLMGFMGTITFFVVEWGVISRQRDSDYDSI; this is translated from the exons ATGAGTCCAGAAGGAAAGACCCTGCTCAACATCATTGTCCTGGGCTTGGGCTTCATGGTTATGTTTACTGCCTTTGGCACCTGCGGGAATATTGAA CAAACCGTGATAAAGAGTTTCAACAGCACAGAGTTTCATGGAAGTGGCTACACAAG CATGGCGATTATCTACGCCGTGTTCTCTGCCTCGAACCTCATAGCGCCCTCAGTGATAGCTGTCATTGGACCTCAGTTGTCTTTGTTTTTTAGTGGACTTGTTTATAG TGGTTATATTGCTGTTTTCATTCATCCGTACACCTCATCGTTCTACACTTTATCTGTGTTGCTCGGAATCGCCGCTGCAG TGCTCTGGACGGCCCAAGGGAATCTGCTCACCATCAACTCCAAAGATTCCACCATTGGAAGAAACAGTGGAATATTTTGGGCATTGATGCAGTTTAG CTTGTTCTTTGGGAATCTTTACATATTTGTTGCGTGGCGTGGCAAGAGTCACATAACTG ATAAGGACCGCCAGACGGTTTTCATCACACTAACGGTCATCAGCCTGGTGGGCAACTTCCTTTTTTTCCTTATCCAGCGTCCAGACCCAGAACCTGCTCCTACTGATGCCTCTGAGTCACTACTACCAGCAGACATCTCAGATAGTAGCTCTGTGGT TCTATCCCAGAGTCTGTGCTCTCAGGCATTTGAGGCATTCA AGAGATCCATTCAGCTAGCTGTGACCAAAGAGATGCTTCTACTGAGCATACCCTTTGCATACTCAG GTCTCGAGCTCACCTTTTACAGTGGGGTGTATGGGACATGTTTAGGGGCCATGACTCAGTTTGGACATGATGCCAAGGGTCTTATCGGCCTCTCTGGAATTTTGATTGGTGTTGGTGAAATACTTG GAGGAGGAGTATTTGGGATCCTGGATAAGTGTAATCGTTTTGGCAGAAACCCAGTGGTGTTTTTGGGGCTGTTTACCCATATTGTGGCATTTTACCTCATCTTCCTCAACATAGCCAGTGATGCTCCCGTGGCTCCAGAGGAAGGCACACAAATGCAAGCTTTTATCCAACCCAG TGTGACTGTGGCGCTGATATGCAGTTTCCTGCTGGGTCTGGGTGATAGTTGTTTCAACACTCAGCTCATCAGCATTGTGGGCTTCTTGTTCCGGGACGACAGTGCCTCAGCATTTGCCGTCTTTAAATTTGTACAG TCCATCACAGCTGCGGTGGCCTTCTTCTACAGCAACTACCTTCTCCTCCACTGGCAGCTGCTCATCATGGTGCTGATGGGCTTCATGGGCACCATTACTTTCTTTGTGGTGGAGTGGGGCGTTATCAGCAGACAGCGGGACTCTGATTATGACAGTATCTGA